A stretch of DNA from Sylvia atricapilla isolate bSylAtr1 chromosome 3, bSylAtr1.pri, whole genome shotgun sequence:
GATCAATCCATCCTGTAACAACTCATAGCTGAGTGAAGATGCTTGCCCAACAGCAGAAGCCTCCcattcctctcctcttcctggaGAAGTTAAGATAATGTTTCCCTTCATATCTGCTGCAGGGTGCACATGGTggtagtataggatgtattctatcaccatctccatgaactgatgaatccaattgttggagcagtgctcttcccaggccccccaTGCAGCCTCTGTATGGTTCAGTGCCTGCACAGCTGAGGATGTAAGGCATTGGTTCAGGGTGGGAATGTGCTGCTGCACACCAAGAATTGTCTTCGAGAAGATAACGTTTCTGGGGCCTGTACAGGGATTAAAAGGGAGGTGGCAATAAGGCAAcaacttttcagtgttttcctccaAACTGAGGGCTACCCATTCCTTTAGGGGATGCTTGTGCTTAATGCTTGTGTCTGTAAAACTTTGCAAACAGCTCCAAAGTCATGACATTGCTTACCACTACAGATGTGTGTCTACTTCAGCACCATTGCATTTCATGGCCCAAGCCTAAGCCCAAATGTCAGTAACAAGACCTCTTGGCAGAGTTGTCTTAACTCTGCCATATTGCCTGGGAAATGCTGCctgtatttttcagtgcatGAAATACCCTCTATTTCCTCTCATGAGAACGCTTTTCTGGTATCCTAAATCTCTTCTAGGTACATTCAAAGTTAATTAAGTCTGAGTTTTAATTCatgctgtctgcagggctgctaATCCTCCCCCCCACAGTGTGACTTGGAGAGGATTCAGCAATTAGCCTTGGCAGGGCAGAGCTTCCTTGTACCTGTCCTTGTGTTATGGCActtgcccagctcctgcctgaaGTCCCCCAGTATCTGATGCATGTGACAGGAGACTTATCCCTCACCCCCATGGTCTGTGTGGTGGCAGCCATGAGAGCTGCCCGTGCCAAACTttgcagggagaggaagaaatgcGCAGCTGGAAATCAGCTGATGGTCAGAGATGGTGTGAGCACCTCTGGGCTGTACCAGGGCAAGGGCAAGCAGGTGGACCTTAATTGCCTTCAGCTGTAATTTCAATTGACCTGAAGTGCTCCTGGGGTTGTTAGGTAGAAACCCAGGGCTGTTTAGGTGGGAAGGGGCTCCTGAAGGTGGTCTGGTCTAACTCCCCTGCCCTTAAACAAGGTCACCCAGGTCTGACTGCCTAAGACCGTGTCCAGCTGGGATTTGAGTATCTTTAAGGATGGACACTCCACAACCTCTGCAGGAAACCTGTTCCCATGTTCAGCCACCCTTGCTGAACGAAAACTGTCTCTtgtctttaaattaaattttctgtgtaGGTACTGCTAAATgtaaatcaaaggaaaaacccaaaggaTTCCTAGCAGCACATCCTGGGGAACACAGCAAATTTAAGACCAGACTCCCTTACTTGCAGCTATCCATACTCCACCTGGTACAGGTGCCATCCTCTCTGAAGCCCTTGTGGTGTTGACTTATCCTCAGGATGACTCTTCCCTTTGGATACGTTTTGCCATCTGCCATCTGTTTGCCATCTGCCAGAACAGCCCAGATCTGTGCCCTGTCCTTCCAGAACCTCAGTACCCggagcagcctgtgctcctGTGACACACCAGGGAGCTTTTCTTGGggttgctgctgcagccaggccctGTCCCACCCTGCACCAgcatctgctggagggcagtCCAAGTGAGTCACTTGCACTTCAGCTTTGTGCCTGTCTCCACTAACAACACCTTCCCAGTGAATCAAAACCTGCTTATGGATCTCAGCACACCCACCGAGGGAATCCTTTGGGGAAGAAAGCAGATCATTACTGGCATACATACAGGAAAAAGATCAGTGTCAGTGGGAAGACAAAGGCAGGGCAGCAAAACAGTGGGGAGAAAGTGGGGTAAGAGCAGAGGCCCTATGGCCATTCCTGTCATTGTAAATTGCTTACTGAAGCCACGGGAAGAATGAAAACCCCCAAGGAAACCATGTTCCTATAGCCTCATATCCTGTACCATGCCTTCACTGAACTCTAGCCCACATCTTGCCCCAGATTTTTTATGCCACTAGTGACAGGTCTCTGAAGAGAAGGTACTTGCAGTAAACACAAAAACTACGATCCAGAGATTGACatcagttaaagaaaaataaagcaatcaCTACTTTTAAATTAAGCAATGGTGAAGCCAAATACTTGACTTGTTGGGTTTTGCCCCTTCAAAATTCTTTGTTATACAGTTTAGGAAATGTCACATCCAAGACATACTAAGGCAAAAAACCAGGTGAAATTATGTGAATGAAAGGTGATGGATGGAACAGAGATAGGGTGAGCTATTGAGGCCAAGCTGCTGCACCTGCTTAGAAATTTAATCTAGTCTTAAAGCAGCCTGGCCTGGCAGAAGCTAAAAGGGAACAGAGGAATTAAGGCCATGGCCACATCCCATTTTAAGCTTTCACACCTGTGGTACACAACCCTTCCCTGGGCCTGTTACACCCCTCTGGCTCCCTGGTTTAGCCGAGGCTCAGgagttttgttttataaacCACTGTGACTTCCTAAAACTCTGTCCTGCATcttttgcagagctgtgttgATGCCAAAAAGTGATAGAAAATTAGCTTTGTCACTGCAACAGATGCAAGCAGTGCGATGCCTGTAACTCACAAAAGGATGCCTTTGGGGTTACTCCGGAGCCCTAAACTAGAGCTACTGTCTCATGTTCCCAGTCCTTCTTGCAGCAAAGTTAAAGAATCACTCACAGAATCTAGCTAGCTGTACGTTTACTTCTCATTTCCCAGCTAGTTGCAGATGTTTCCTTCCCACCTCCACTATTCCTCCTCCTTTAACTTGCTTGTGGTCCAGTCAGGGTTGCTGCCGGTCCACGTTCAGCCTGGAGTGCGGTGTAGGTGAAATACGAGCCTACAATCCTGCGCTCTCTGTTCTCTCCGCGCACAGGTTAGAGAGGACGAAGTCAGAATTCCTTACGTGCAAGGAGCGCCACCTAACGGTCTGTTGAAGGATCCCAGAGCTCCACACAGCCTGGCgtcttggcttttttttttttttccatacagaGTCTATGAAATCACACGCACATTTTCATATACAGTGAAACTTAAGTCTCTTTCATGGCCTGTCTGCCCTCAAACCACACTTCAAAGGTAATTTTTATGCAGAGGCTTTACATtcgtatttttaaaattagtttatcAAATCCCAAGGCTTCAAGGCAGCTGCAGTAATGCAGATGCACGTAAGAACTTGGGTATCTCAGTTTGGAGTGTAAAACTGAAGAATGCTGGCTATCTGttaaagagcagctgctgcagactAGCAGTTTCAGAGCTGCCTTCACCATGTCAGGCAGCAACAAATATGCTCCTAGAGAGGTGTAAGCCAGCTGTAACCTCATCAGGTCACCCAGGCCAACCTTTTAGTGGCCTTTCAATTTAGGGTGACAAGATTCGACAAAAGGCACAGACATAGTGTTCAAAGACAACCAGAGCCAGCAGTGGTGATGGTAACCGCTGTGGTGGCAGTTTCCTAATGTCCTCCAGCCAGATCCCACCATCACCATGGATTGCTCCAGCCACTTGGAAAAGATGTGCATCCCAGATTTTTTCTCAGAAACCTGTTGATTCCTTCTTGCTGTTACCCTGCAGTAAAGCATATCTTGCTTTACTTGAAGAGGTGCTATGTGTATGGAAAATGCAAGGGAACTGAGGAAGTCCAGAAGAACacacaaggaagaaaacctGCACAAGCCATTTAGCCTATTGCACGTCCTCCTGCTGCACCAAGGGGAGTCTGAAGAGCTACTTTGCACTTCAGGAATCATTGTTCACTTCTTGTCCAGTTATGACTAAGCCCTCTCTAGCTTTTGATTTTGTACTGGATTATTACCTGGCAACCTTCATTACGCTGGCCCAAGGGCAGATAGCAGAGCCTGCTCCAAATGAGCACTATTTCTCTGGTTGTTCTCTTGGAAAAAGTTCCTAGAAAGGAGGCTCAGGTAACAGGTTCCTGATTCCACACTGAGCAGCAGAAGCCTGTCCTGCCTGAGGGGCCTGCTTCCACCTAGATGTAAATAGCCTCCTCATCAGCTTATGCACAGGCATTAGGGTTGAACTGGctgtgaaaatacatttctcccACGTGACCCAGATATGCCAggtgaaaacaaataaagattGGACTAAAGGAGAGATGAATGCACactattgcttttaaaatatgttctaaAATAGACTACTTCTATTGCAGATCTTCTTGCAAGATACCAATACATTTTAGTAGCCCTGAGAAAAATTCTTCCCACTGCTTCATCAGAACTCAAGTGTTATAAAAACTTCTTTGATAACATTTCCATAAAGTAATAAATACTTGCTAATATTCGACTTCTAAGATTTCTTGCCTGACAACCAGTTTCAAGGCAACAGAAGAGCAGTTCGTTTATAATAATGAAAGGGCCAAGTAACCCCCACTTAGGTAATTTTAACCTCTGGAACTCCTCTCTGAATTATGCAGAGCAACCCTAGTAGGTCACCACAAAATGAGATGACTTTTTCCTTTAGTTTGCAGAACCTTCTGCTGACAAAAATGCACATACACGCTTGACTCTCCTTCATAGCTGCTCTCCCTCAGATATCAAGTCTATTAACTTGCTGCTCAGATGTCCATTCAGGCAAATCACGCTGCACTTCAGTGAAGCCTGTTTGTTCAAGGCTCACTGACAGCTTGTGTTGTTCCAGGCAGTATCTAAACTCACTCAAGGACAAAGGACAAACAATAGAAAAGATGAAATTTCTCCCCTTTGACCCAAATTGAGcagcatatttaaaaatcatattgGTAGTCATTGTTGTCCTTGTGGGTAGGACACTGTATTCAAGCACAACAATTTACAGAAACAGCATTTGTAGTAACATACCCAAAATGAAGCTGGCCATGACCCATTAATAACAGCCTGCAATAAATAGCAACTGCAAAGCCTTCCTCTCTGGATAAAAGAGATCCTGGTATTAGAATACTTCCTTGTACAAACACATATGACAGAGGTGCTATTTTTCCATAGCTTATCCAGAATTGCTCAATTGTTTGGACAATGATCTATTTTAGGACATGTGTATATGAGAGACAGATTTGCCTACAGCTTAAGTTCCCCCCTCCCTCAACAGGCTACACTATTCACTAAATTCCTcattggttttctgtttgtccTTCAAACGAACAATTCAGAAGTAAAAgaagacattaggaaaaaagccccacatTTAACAATACCCACAATCCTTCTCCTTTACTCCCATCTGTCACAGTAGGAAAGACAAATGAGGAAACTGCAGAGAgcaattttaatggaaatatcTCTCAAAAATGCTTCATGATGTGAAAGATGCTTTGTTGTGCAACTCTCGTCCTCCTCTTAAAAACATAAgataatacaaatatttcttggTAGTCCAGTCCTTGAAAATGTCAAGTATCACTGGAAACACTGATAGATGCTGCAGCTTTAAGAAGGAAGTATGGAAAATTAACATGGCAAAGCAAGTTTTACTAtcaatatttgtaaaatttttcacagaagtgCAAAATTGGtgaaactgttttaaaaacatattgGAGAAAGCAGCAGTTGCTGCAATCTGTATTCACTAGCCCCTGTTTTTACAGGGaaattcaagaagaaaaagtgtTAATACTGAAAGGTTCTAATAAATAAGACTGTTACCAAATATACAGGTGAACCCATTGGTAAGTGACACAAAGTGGTCAGTCTTAGtggaaatttaaatttcagtaaCAATTTATTTGAAGTGTGCAAGAACAAAGTAATTTACATTAAACTTCTgtagtgttttaattttttaaaataggaagcatttaaaattagttAAGACAACAGGATTAATGCTGTAATCATATAAAACCAGGCTGATACAGCCATTTATAATTCCAGTAACAAGAtataaaacaattttgtttaaaagctgtttatataaaacaatttttatgtTTAAGCAAACACACAATCAGTTTTACTGATTGTAAGGAATCAAACTGTTTAATGTTTAGCCTGTCAAATACCTTAGTGCAGCAAGAGAACATTTCAGGAAGCTCACATAGGAAACTCATGTGCCTGGCACTCCTAACTTTTCGTGGCACAATGGCGTTAGTACTCAACTAACAGGCCTGCTAACCACAAACCTGGGTGGCTTCCAGAAGCAGTAAGATAAAGATTGGCAGGTAATGTCACTTTAATCCTAATTTGTCCTGTATAGCACTCATAGTTTAACTAGGAAATCATGAAAGCTTTTATGACATGTCCAGGAGCAGTCTTTACCTGTATTCCTAGCAGCATTCCACACAATTTTTACTTACTAGTGTGAGGATACAGAGGTCAGATacattttaaattccatttcagAACAGGTACAGGAGTGTAGCCATGGCTAAGCAAACCCTGAGCAAATTACCTTTCAAACAACATTTCCAGTCCTGGTTTATCTTTTTATGAAACTTTCTGTTGTGTTACACAAGACAAGTATCAAGATGTTCATTTATTTTAGATTCCAAAACGTCAGTCTCACAGACAGGACAACTGACTCTTCTATCCTGCCTCACAGGATTGCTAGGACTTGCAGAGGACTGTGTAAAATCAGCTCTGTTTTTTGTAGTTGTAGTGACATCAGTACGCCCCTTtctgatgaaataattttcaaaggcAGTTCTGTCATCCTTTTTTGGCCATTGCTGCAGTGCATTAACACATTCTaagctttttttctcagatgcACCCTGAGCTCTTGGGGTCTGCTCCAAACAAATTTGTTTTGGTGACCAGTTAGAAGATGGCACAGCCCTCCTGCCAACTGGTGAGCCTTGGCTTGATGTTTCTCCAGCAACACGAGCAATCCTAGCAGGCAATCCACAGTCATTCTCATCATCTTCTGTATTAGCAGCAGAGGATTTTGGAAATTCGCGCTTTAAAGCTAAGCTGCTCCTCTCAGCAGCGCCATTGGTATGAAGTGGAAAGATGCCATGACGGGGTAATTTCTCCTGTTTTATCTCCTTTCTAGGGATTGATATTGTCCTTACTGCTGAGTGATGCGGAGAGCCATGTGCTTCACTGTTTCCAGTGGAGGTGCTGgcatttgtgtttttctctgaaagtaCACCGTCCCCTCCTCCAAGGCGATACCCCGTTCCACTAAAAGGAGTCAGGTCTTGTACACCATGCATTTGTGTCTTGCCTGCAAAATCAGagtaaaaaataagttaataatttttcattaaaaaaatcatgggCTTAGTATTTGAGGTGCTTTACACAAAAAagtctgctgctggaaaataatGCATCAAACTAAACTAAAACTTTTTGTAGACAATTCAGTTGAGGAGCAGCCTAGAAGTGCACACCCAAATAGGCTCTGTTCTCTGGCTATGTAACAGTAACATCTAAACCCAGCTTATGTAGTGTTTGGTCTATATTCATTCAAGAAAATGTCTACACAAGAatcagcttggaaaagaaaaaaaaaatcataaaataccTTTGCTAGTTGACTTGAGATGTGGAGGTTTTGCTGTCTGAGTTTTCTGCTTGGACTTCTCTGAGAATTTCTCTGGCTCCTTCACTTTTGTGAACGTGCCCCCACAGGTCCTCTGATGCTCCTCCCACCAGAAGTCATGTGCGGAGGGTGCCCTGTTCATTGAGCGCTTCACGTACCCAAAGTACGGCgccctgctctggcaggggCCATTGCAGCGCCACCAGTGCTGCCGGTACAAATTAATCTCATCATAAAAATCGTGATAGATCTAGGtgagaacaaacagaaaaaccacagTCATTCAGGAAGCTACAAATTTTATATCACTAGCtctaaaatagttttttaaaaatctatttccatTCAGTTCCTTCCACtactgctgtgatttttctaTTAGCAGTTAAAAGAGCTGGACCTGAGTAAAATTTGATTAACATTTAgctaccattaaaaaaaagcttttttaaaaaaatataggaTGTGTAGGAATATGTCCTGATTATCTTGTCTGAACTGCCGTAAAATCACTTTGGAAATCTATCTACAATTTCACCTAGAAGACGAACTGTTTAGAATACATTGCAAACAATACCAATATTGTATTCTCCTTTCAGCTATTCCTTTAACTGATCTTATTAgacacattatttttaaatattaacataaaTATCATTCCCCTCTATTGACTTAAATCTTGACTGCTCTTCACACGGAGCACTTCTGTCCTTGCTACTATTAAGCTGTTTCTACTCTACCACAAAAGCTTTAAGAAAAATTCTCACAGAAAACATACCTGAAAATTATGTAACTAACAACTCACTAGAGTTGTGAACTAAAACaccaaatgaggaaaaaagctCCATTAAATCAGGTGAAGAGGATCATTCTTACTGTGACATTGGCTCCAGTCAAGAGATTAATGCGACGCATGTGCTTGCAGAACTCTGGTCCATGAGACTCACGATCTTTGTAGTTATGAGTAACAAAGAGCAGAGCATGGATCATTTCATGCAACAGCGTCTGAAACGATGCAACCATCAGGTTTTTGCTGAAAAGCATTGCATTTTCGGTTTCATGTTTAAGCTGCAAGTATGTTACTCTTTTACATTGATTGGGGTACTGATCTTATCTTTGATTATTCACATATTCAGTCTGGGTCATAAAAATGTAACACTTTGATCTACCAAATCAAACTACCCCCATTCCTACATCACTAAAATATGCTGCAGAATATCATGACAATAAGCAGCATcccaaaaaggagaaataatccTCAAACTTAAAGATTTAAGACATCATCCCCTACACAACCCCAAAAAAGAGCCACTTTTGAGCAGGCTGAAACTCTACAGCATTTCTGTTCTTAGATAAAGCTGGATGTTCAGCCAGCTcgaagcagcagctctggcagaggcTCACATAGCAACAAAAAATCATGTTAAGTCATATTCTACATCTTTATTTCCTGCTGTTGGCCTTTTTGAAACTATAGTCCATGCTCGGTTtgaatattaagaaataatttaggAGTTAAAAacttggggtgtttttttctctatataaagtcaataaaataaacaagtaaCTTCAGACTTCTACTTGGAGTTGCCCACTtagaaacataaaattaaagattatCACGGTACTGCAACACAAGCCACGCAAACGTAACAGTAAAGCCATCACTATTTTATGATCTGTAAGTTACTGCCTAAAAGCAGCCCAGTATGAAATCTAAAATGTTTGTATGAAGCGGGGGTGGGCACAACACTTTGTGTGCAGATTCACAACCCAGGTTCAAATACCTCCACAAGGTCCTTCCTTGGCCGTAACTTTAGAAGCGGCTCACTGAGACGAATGGAACACAACCCACTCCTTTCGTGGTATGAACAGAtaccagcagagctgagaggaaaaacagagagaaaataggaaaatctATTTGCTTTTGTAgcacatgaagaaaatggagaatttAAGTTAAAATGCCAACCCCTGTAAACACATGCTGGGTCACTCAGAACACGGAATAAAATCACTTTCAGTAGTTACTTGAGAAACTCAGCATtgttaaacaaagaaaaaaaccccgtAAGTTCCTTAGAGTAGAAAAACCTGTTCTAAAGGCAGAAGAATGTTTCCTTGTGATGGACTGAAATACAGTACACGGAGGCTGGCAGCAAATACTAATTTCTGGTTCAATTTCAGTCCCCACCCTTCTAAGTAGTCCCCAAATACTAATTTCATTAATTGACCTAATTTCTGATTCAATTTCAGTCCCCACCTTCATCAGCTTTTGACTCATACCGAACCTACATACACCTTCACTTCTGTGCATTAAGCCAgcaaaccacatttttttgtctgtgttagTCCTACTGAGTTAGTCTTATCAGTGCAATATCCAACTATTTCCAAATGTCTAAAGAATATTGCAACCAGCAGAGGATATGAGGTGGCAGGACTCCAGCTGCCAGCAATTGCATCTGCTGCAGAACCGCAGACTGCACTTTAAAGATTCCTAGGGTTTTGTAACCTCAGATTTCTTCTATATCCCCTTTCCTAGTCTATTCTAATTTTTTCTGATGTACTATTATTGGTtcatgtttgcctttttttgccGTTCAGTAAAACTATCACGAAGACTGAGAACCAGAACAACAACACGACTACATGAGGTTTCCACACACACCATCTCAGACCAAGTAATTTCTTCCGTTTTAACATCTCTCCGGCTTGCCTGCACGCCAGGGAAAGCCACTGAGGGCTGCCAGGGATGACAGAGGCAAGGCAAGGGACACAACTCATGTCCCGCCGCACGGGCTCTGCCAGAGATGCGGGACACGGGAGTGTCCCAGGCCGGCGGGGCACAGCGAGGAGGCGCACAGAGTGACAAGGGACACGCTGCGGCCCCACGGGTGCCGGCCCTTCCCAGCGCCCCGAGGCCCGCACGCTGCCGGGGCCGGCGGAGGCACGGCGGCCGGCTCCCCAGGCACAAGGGTCGGCCTCCCCGCCGCCTTCGCGGCCCTGGCGACCGCCGCCACACACCCCGGACACGGCAGCCCCGGCAGCCTGGTCGGCCCTCGGGCCCACACCCCGCCCCGGTGCCGCACCTGGTCATGCGGGGGCTCCAGGACACCGTGACAGCCTCCAGCTTGCCCCAGAAGAGCGTCTGGTTGAACTGCACGAACAGGGCATGCACGTCGGGGCTGGGGTCCAGCAGCTCCCACGCCTCGTCCACCACCGACAGCGGCCGGAGGGACGAGCGGTACGGAGACACATCAGAGcgctttgctgctgctgccgcctcTGCCTCTGCCGCTGCCTTGTCCTGCTCTTCCCACTCCTTCTGCAGCCTGAGCGCCAACAAGAAATCCTCGTCCTCCATCCCGAGCGCAGCTCCCGTGGGCCAACACCGCCCCGACCGGAACCCGCGGCCGCAGCGGCGCACGCGCAGCCCCGACCCGCGGCCGCCGCGTCCTTCCGGGTGCGCGCCCCGCGGCGTCTCTccaccccttcccttccctctcctccccttccttccttccttccctccgcccccgccccgcccggcgcggTTCCGTCGCGTCACCGCAGCCGGCCGCTCCTGCTGCCGAGCCGCGGGGCGCAGGCGCGGCGTCTCCGGTAGCGGCGGGCGGgtgccggcggcggcggctgcggtGCGGACATGGCGCTGTCGCTGGGtgagggcggcggcgggagccggCTGCGGCGGCAGCTGGAGTCGGGCGGCTTCGCTGCGGGGGAGTACGTGAAGCAGCTGTCGCAGCAGTCGGACGGGGACCGGGACCTGCAGGAGCACCGGCAGCGCATCCAGGCGCTGAGCGAGGAGACGGCGCAGAGCCTGAAGCGCAACGTCTACCAAAACTACCGGCAGTTCATCGAGACGGCGCGGGAGATCAGCTACCTGGAGAGCGAGATGTACCAGCTCAGCCACATCCTCACCGAGCAGAAGGGCATCATGGAGGCCGTCACCCaggccctgctcctccaggccGACCGCGACGACCCCGCGCTGggcgcccgccgcgccgccgccgccgacCCCTTCCTGCCGCTGTCGGCCAAGGATGCGGCGGCCAACGAGGAGGGGCGGCAGCGCACTCTCACCACCCTCCTGGAGAAGGTGGAGGGCTGCCGCGACCTCCTGCCCGAGAGCCCTGGCAAGTACCTGGTCTACAACGGCGACCTGGTGGAGTACGACGCCGACCACATGGCGCAGATCCAGCGGGTGCACGCCTTCCTCATGAACGACTGCCTGCTCGTGGCCACCGCGCTGCCCAACCGCCGCGGCGCCTACCGCTACGACGCCCTGTACCCCCTCGACGGGCTGGCCGTGGTCAACGTCAAGGACAACCCGCCTATGAAGGACATGTTCAAGCTGCTCATGTTCCCCGAGAGCCGCATCTTCCAGGCCGAGAACGCCAAGATCAAGAAGGAgtggctggaggtgctggaggagacCAAGCGCAACCGCGCCCTCAGCGAGAAGCGGCGCTTGGAGCAGGAggccctgccccggcccgccccggcgCCCCCCGAGTCCACCAACCCCTTCgacgaggaggaggacgaggaggaggatgagCCCTCCGCCGAGGAGGAGGTTGTTGACCTCTCGCTTGAGTGGATCCAGGAGCTGCCCGAGGACCTGGACGTGTGCATT
This window harbors:
- the SPRTN gene encoding DNA-dependent metalloprotease SPRTN codes for the protein MEDEDFLLALRLQKEWEEQDKAAAEAEAAAAAKRSDVSPYRSSLRPLSVVDEAWELLDPSPDVHALFVQFNQTLFWGKLEAVTVSWSPRMTSSAGICSYHERSGLCSIRLSEPLLKLRPRKDLVETLLHEMIHALLFVTHNYKDRESHGPEFCKHMRRINLLTGANVTIYHDFYDEINLYRQHWWRCNGPCQSRAPYFGYVKRSMNRAPSAHDFWWEEHQRTCGGTFTKVKEPEKFSEKSKQKTQTAKPPHLKSTSKGKTQMHGVQDLTPFSGTGYRLGGGDGVLSEKNTNASTSTGNSEAHGSPHHSAVRTISIPRKEIKQEKLPRHGIFPLHTNGAAERSSLALKREFPKSSAANTEDDENDCGLPARIARVAGETSSQGSPVGRRAVPSSNWSPKQICLEQTPRAQGASEKKSLECVNALQQWPKKDDRTAFENYFIRKGRTDVTTTTKNRADFTQSSASPSNPVRQDRRVSCPVCETDVLESKINEHLDTCLV